A single window of Narcine bancroftii isolate sNarBan1 chromosome 1, sNarBan1.hap1, whole genome shotgun sequence DNA harbors:
- the LOC138747841 gene encoding LOW QUALITY PROTEIN: N-lysine methyltransferase setd6-like (The sequence of the model RefSeq protein was modified relative to this genomic sequence to represent the inferred CDS: deleted 1 base in 1 codon; substituted 1 base at 1 genomic stop codon) has protein sequence MASRAKRPKVESAERPRNLDQGIEVALSQFLNWCKQSGLHLNPKVYVSKEGTVADYGLVAKGDIEEGELLFSIPRSAILSQHTTTIHELLKKEEAALESRSGWVPLLLSMLFEITSGESRWRPYFSLWPGFSTLNHPMFWSEEERNRLLLGTGVALAVEKDLINIEDEYNSIVLPFMKSHPGTFDPQKHTLDLYKKLVAFVMAYSFQEPVEGEDEDDDDEDKTPNPPLIVPMADILNHVANHNANLEFTPEYLKMVSIKKISGGEEIFNTYGQLANWQLLHMYGFTEPYPSNLHEAMDIQMQMVYDAALQAVQTEDERKLLFEKWEFLTELEIVGEGGVFDIGQSXILTEEELYCTLKVLNMSMEEFEEYKANYGWEEEDGDISCLTNSVIPKLKPAWKKLLHDTVRMRLKSFSSGLKEEEATLGSEENYQQLSKRERDSLQVRYAQMMMLHQLLQLTA, from the exons ATGGCGTCCCGAGCCAAGCGGCCGAAGGTGGAGTCTGCAGAGAGGCCCAGGAATCTGGACCAAGGCATTGAGGTAGCCCTCAGCCAGTTCCTGAACTGGTGCAAGCAATCAGGGCTGCATCTCAACCCAAAGGTT TACGTGAGTAAGGAAGGCACGGTGGCAGATTATGGGTTAGTGGCAAAGGGCGACATTGAAGAGGGGGAGTTGTTGTTTTCCATTCCTAGATCAGCAATTCTCAGTCAGCACACTACGACCATCCACGAGCTGCTCAAGAAAGAAGAGGCAGCGCTGGAAAGCCGTTCGGGCTGGGTACCGCTTCTTCTTTCCATGTTGTTCGAGATCACAAGCGGCGAATCCCGCTGGAGGCCTTATTTCTCGCTCTGGCCCGGCTTCAGCACCCTGAACCACCCTATGTTCTGGTCTGAGGAGGAGAGGAACAGGCTGCTGTTGGGCACAGGGGTGGCACTGGCCGTTGAGAAAGACCTGATCAACATCGAAGACGAGTACAACAGCATTGTGTTGCCTTTCATGAAGTCTCATCCTGGCACCTTCGACCCCCAAAAGCACACTCTGGATCTTTACAAGAAGCTGGTGGCATTTGTTATGGCTTACAGTTTCCAGGAACCTGTTGAGggtgaggatgaagatgatgatgatgaggacaAGACTCCGAACCCTCCCTTGATTGTTCCTATGGCTGACATATTGAACCACGTGGCCAATCATAATGCTAACTTGGAATTTACACCAGAGTATTTGAAAATGGTCTCCATAAAGAAGATCAGTGGAGGTGAAGAGATATTCAATACATATGGTCAGCTTGCTAACTGGCAGCTCCTGCACATGTACGGGTTCACTGAACCTTACCCCAGCAATTTACACGAAGCCATGGATATCCAGATGCAGATGGTATATGATGCTGCCTTGCAAGCTGTGCAGACGGAGGACGAAAGGAAGTTGCTGTTTGAAAAGTGGGAATTCCTTACCGAGTTGGAAATTGTTGGAGAAGGGGGGGTTTTTGACATTGGCCAGTCGTGAATCCTAACAGAGGAGGAACTTTACTGTACTCTGAAGGTTCTGAATATGTCGATGGAAGAGTTTGAAGAATACAAAGCCAATTATGGCTGGGAGGAAGAAGATGGCGATATTTCCTGTCTCACTAATTCTGTGATACCCAAACTGAAACCTGCCTGGAAGAAACTTCTCCACGACACCGTGAGAATGAGACTAAAATCATTCAGCTCAGGACTAAAGGAAGAGGAAGCCACTTTGGGTAGCGAGGAGAATTACCAGCAGCTCAGTAAACGGGAACGTGACTCGCTGCAGGTCCGATATGCACAGATGATGATGTTGCATCAACTGCTGCAGCTCACAGCATAG
- the LOC138747765 gene encoding probable G-protein coupled receptor 82 has translation MNQSIRGAGCNYTVGPLEKQILPVAYSLISLFGLPANCSILWMFHTRFLRKSGVHIYLMNLSMGDLVICLVLPFRVTLLCLGDSWTESSGRCTAVTLIINFCFYSALACRTLSIFFIGFTRYAVIVKFHVKKFGVLYKPSFAKYACVALWMFGILIVTIHSVNMLKSTRTTDSPCYRVSMEEQLLPNFIILIIGSISFLVILMALVVLYTLVVVFLFRMSKNTRVRQNRNLCRKAQVRIYVAVFACVVCQLPYFKYQLVSTIHRMTDNECRVLVKMQAVKLLLQWLVSFNSCLGPIVYMLIERCFAIGNRSVDDQTTGKVLEMETASHTQ, from the coding sequence ATGAACCAGTCCATCAGAGGTGCAGGATGTAACTACACGGTGGGACCGCTGGAGAAACAGATCCTCCCCGTCGCCTATTCCCTCATCAGTTTGTTTGGATTGCCGGCCAATTGTAGCATTTTGTGGATGTTCCACACGCGATTCTTGCGAAAAAGCGGCGTCCACATCTACCTGATGAACCTCTCCATGGGAGATCTGGTCATTTGCCTGGTCCTGCCGTTCAGGGTCACTCTGCTGTGCCTGGGAGACAGTTGGACAGAGAGCTCGGGAAGGTGCACGGCCGTCACCTTGATCATTAACTTCTGTTTTTACAGCGCGCTTGCCTGCCGGACCCTGTCTATCTTCTTCATCGGCTTCACTCGCTATGCAGTGATTGTAAAGTTTCACGTCAAGAAGTTCGGTGTCCTGTACAAACCCAGTTTTGCTAAATACGCCTGTGTTGCGCTGTGGATGTTCGGGATTTTAATTGTGACCATTCATTCAGTTAACATGTTAAAATCCACGAGGACGACGGACTCTCCGTGTTACAGAGTCTCGATGGAGGAACAGTTACTACCGAACTTCATTATACTCATTATTGGTTCAATCTCCTTTCTGGTTATTCTGATGGCCCTTGTTGTCTTATATACTTTGGTTGTCGTCTTCTTGTTCCGAATGAGTAAAAATACCAGAGTCCGGCAGAACCGCAACCTTTGCAGGAAGGCGCAGGTGAGGATCTACGTGGCCGTGTTCGCCTGCGTTGTGTGCCAGTTGCCTTACTTCAAGTATCAGCTCGTTTCAACCATTCACCGGATGACGGACAATGAGTGCCGGGTGCTGGTGAAAATGCAGGCGGTCAAACTCCTCCTGCAGTGGCTGGTTTCCTTCAACAGCTGCTTGGGCCCCATCGTGTACATGCTGATTGAGCGATGCTTTGCAATCGGCAACCGCAGCGTGGACGATCAAACCACTGGGAAGGTGTTGGAAATGGAAACCGCGAGTCATACCCAGTAA